From the genome of Pseudomonas yamanorum, one region includes:
- a CDS encoding ATP-binding protein, whose product MLAAVKLTSATRQNLWRLTFIRTLVLAAQAGSVGLAYWFKLLPLPWLQLAVTLGFSTVLCVFTVIRLRTTWPVTELEYALQLACDLFIHSVLLYFSGGSTNPFVSYYLVPLTIAAVTLPWRYSVVLSGIALTLYTLLLAQFYPLQTFPIARENLQIYGMWLSFALSAAVITFFAARMAEELRRQEELRAIRREEGLRDQQLLAVATQAAGAAHELGTPLATMSVLLKEMTQDHHDPALQDDLSVLQEQVKQCKLTLQQLVRAAEANRRLAVEMQDVTQWLDEALNRWHLMRPEASYRFHLLGQGTVPRMAPPPDLTQALLNLLNNAADACPEGLEVTLDWDVEDFTISIRDHGAGVPLAIAEQIGKPFFTTKGKGFGLGLFLSKASVTRAGGSVKLYSHEEGGTLTELRLPRVARGDIDE is encoded by the coding sequence ATGCTCGCCGCCGTAAAACTGACTTCCGCCACCCGCCAGAACCTTTGGCGCCTGACGTTCATCCGCACCCTGGTGCTGGCCGCACAGGCCGGTTCGGTGGGGCTCGCCTATTGGTTCAAGCTGCTGCCGCTGCCTTGGTTGCAGTTGGCCGTGACCCTGGGCTTCTCCACGGTGCTGTGTGTATTTACCGTCATCCGGCTGCGCACCACGTGGCCTGTGACCGAGCTGGAATACGCCCTGCAATTGGCCTGCGACCTATTTATCCACAGTGTGTTGCTGTACTTCTCCGGCGGTTCCACCAACCCCTTTGTTTCTTATTACCTGGTGCCACTGACCATCGCGGCGGTGACCTTGCCGTGGCGTTATTCGGTGGTGCTGTCGGGCATCGCCCTGACCCTCTACACCCTGCTGCTGGCGCAGTTCTACCCGTTGCAGACCTTCCCCATCGCCCGGGAAAACCTGCAGATCTACGGCATGTGGCTGAGCTTTGCCCTGTCGGCGGCGGTCATCACCTTTTTTGCCGCACGAATGGCGGAAGAGCTGCGGCGCCAGGAAGAGTTGCGCGCCATTCGCCGTGAAGAAGGCCTGCGGGACCAGCAGTTGCTGGCCGTCGCCACCCAGGCCGCCGGCGCGGCTCACGAACTGGGCACGCCGCTGGCGACCATGAGCGTACTGCTCAAGGAAATGACCCAGGACCACCACGACCCGGCCCTGCAAGACGACCTGAGTGTGCTGCAGGAACAGGTCAAGCAGTGCAAGCTGACGTTGCAACAACTGGTGCGCGCCGCCGAAGCCAATCGCCGCCTGGCAGTGGAGATGCAGGACGTCACCCAGTGGCTCGACGAAGCCCTGAACCGCTGGCACCTGATGCGTCCCGAAGCCAGCTACCGTTTCCACCTGCTGGGCCAGGGCACGGTGCCGCGCATGGCGCCGCCGCCGGACCTGACCCAGGCGCTGCTGAATCTGCTGAACAACGCCGCCGATGCCTGCCCGGAAGGGTTGGAAGTGACCCTGGACTGGGACGTGGAAGACTTCACCATCAGCATTCGCGACCACGGTGCCGGCGTGCCGCTGGCGATTGCCGAGCAGATCGGCAAGCCCTTCTTTACCACCAAGGGCAAAGGCTTCGGCCTGGGCCTGTTTTTGAGCAAGGCCAGCGTGACTCGCGCGGGCGGCTCAGTGAAACTCTATAGTCATGAGGAAGGCGGCACGCTCACCGAGCTGCGCCTGCCCCGTGTCGCACGAGGAGACATCGATGAGTGA
- a CDS encoding dermonecrotic toxin domain-containing protein — protein MSHRLYPSLQSINTRFLQPAVSMTAPPNPHPSVHNTLTSTPAQPQGEAAAPGDPALVQAYIGAVQRKVEGHTPGLVKVPSQTVLGQWLELHRSQLEHPVIQGWMRERNIAPSTLSVVPSTGAMSANVNGVKKDFSLTDGSGWAQVSGPLLASAQVIAPGAGQALRIRSDENTVNVSAKVVANFYGIPLPANLAQGRTQLRQLEHNQSFGAIATDDRLRPANLRSAQALETQKANTEAFNSVAPQKLAYSNLANGVANAFPKVHNEAKQWTKELIEKATGQTNVDPDSLYLNRFRHGQSASPGTATGAMHINEEPFYSKRLPDALLDNFSEHDGIPGQIDAEAGIYTAGPGESTKGGYGAHNQFPLAPSTLMHESWKTDFQGRMTSKINDFWNTHGDAYRTTLKGQFVQQARQQLSAYETKPPAEKKLMPPEHQFTRDDYRLVMKAASNLPQAENAPLTVDQLKAEAPAKDQLRAYPFDINGWGSSDIIRFAVLDDGQYNYQNNRRDGLQILYIPGATPAFLRFASLDKMDEWVVEQAKDPKKREALAGHFSKLDRQDGGPLGKSGVDTSLVHLANGDWSKMEGETIDRKPVRIEGDVFSQMRVQAKARMTSDADTSIKSNSEVTRDTWLNDVSTALKIFAPMAPGGLAAATTVGVLGVTELALGAEKTASGDTQAERSDGAWKTFDGALNTLFSAGASGKVEDPFAAPRENVTTLPGQGNTLNTLDQSRAGRGLADRLQPSQAGNVSGHAVADGERLIANRTPNAKGVYQVKDSDGVDQWLIRHTDSSGMSKVYEIRGDFKLSDNYVQIIDPATRKPVMTVQSNGDGGWVRDTLKGGWPWSRSTSNSPSTPTALEPKVSQLFVDEKGIKISGAEKFDSYLNLALDKNLLPTDSVYEDGSTMKRKLSVSWTVDDNEFAVTANERARESPYSNTQYSSSFAPDLNRENYTIVKTEAGVESRTELNFRAKDNDEHDTLRHRFATFEAQVPDPALRARISEVAHQGSSLPALLELSQPLLKDDYSVAAGPKNFTINYNPASNEHTVIAETNWILKYATEDGMVINRDLDIKSIRTFTIRESNEVDVDDYTIDKSAPTKIEISMPTNI, from the coding sequence ATGTCCCATCGTTTGTACCCGTCCCTACAGAGCATAAATACCCGATTTCTGCAGCCAGCCGTTTCAATGACGGCGCCCCCCAATCCACACCCCAGCGTTCACAACACGCTCACCTCTACCCCAGCGCAACCGCAAGGTGAAGCCGCAGCTCCCGGGGACCCAGCCCTGGTTCAGGCCTACATCGGGGCGGTACAACGTAAGGTTGAAGGTCACACACCCGGCCTGGTCAAGGTCCCCTCCCAGACGGTGTTGGGCCAGTGGCTTGAGCTGCATCGCTCGCAACTGGAACACCCGGTTATCCAGGGCTGGATGCGCGAGCGGAACATCGCCCCGTCCACCCTGTCGGTCGTGCCCTCCACCGGTGCCATGTCCGCCAACGTCAACGGCGTGAAGAAGGACTTTTCACTGACCGACGGTTCAGGCTGGGCACAGGTCTCAGGGCCCCTTCTGGCGTCCGCCCAGGTTATCGCGCCCGGCGCCGGTCAGGCGTTACGCATACGCTCAGACGAGAATACGGTGAATGTCAGCGCGAAAGTGGTCGCAAACTTCTACGGTATACCGCTCCCCGCCAACCTTGCGCAGGGCAGAACACAGCTAAGGCAGCTTGAGCACAATCAATCTTTCGGCGCCATTGCCACCGATGACCGCCTGCGGCCCGCCAACCTGCGCTCGGCCCAGGCGCTGGAAACCCAGAAGGCCAATACCGAAGCCTTTAATAGCGTTGCACCGCAGAAGCTGGCCTATTCAAACCTGGCAAACGGTGTGGCTAATGCCTTTCCCAAAGTGCACAACGAGGCCAAACAGTGGACTAAGGAGCTGATCGAAAAAGCGACCGGACAAACCAACGTCGACCCCGACAGCCTGTATCTCAACCGCTTTCGCCATGGCCAGAGCGCGTCGCCCGGTACCGCGACCGGCGCGATGCACATCAATGAAGAACCGTTCTATTCCAAACGCCTGCCGGATGCACTGCTGGATAACTTTTCCGAACATGACGGCATCCCCGGCCAAATTGACGCTGAAGCGGGTATCTATACGGCGGGGCCCGGAGAAAGTACCAAGGGCGGCTATGGTGCCCACAACCAGTTCCCCCTTGCCCCGTCGACGCTGATGCACGAAAGCTGGAAAACCGACTTTCAGGGGCGCATGACCAGCAAAATAAATGACTTCTGGAACACCCATGGGGATGCCTATCGCACCACCCTCAAGGGACAATTCGTCCAACAGGCACGCCAGCAACTGAGCGCCTATGAAACCAAGCCCCCCGCCGAAAAGAAGCTGATGCCGCCTGAGCATCAGTTCACCCGGGATGACTATCGCCTGGTCATGAAGGCGGCGTCCAACCTTCCCCAGGCCGAAAACGCGCCGCTGACCGTCGACCAACTGAAGGCTGAAGCGCCGGCCAAAGATCAGTTGCGAGCGTACCCTTTCGATATCAACGGCTGGGGTTCCAGCGACATCATCCGGTTCGCCGTCCTTGATGACGGCCAGTACAACTACCAGAACAATCGGCGTGACGGCCTGCAGATTCTCTACATTCCCGGTGCCACACCAGCATTCCTGAGGTTCGCCTCCCTGGACAAAATGGATGAGTGGGTGGTCGAGCAGGCCAAGGATCCGAAAAAGCGCGAGGCCCTCGCTGGCCACTTCTCCAAGCTTGACCGCCAGGACGGCGGCCCGCTGGGCAAATCAGGGGTCGACACCTCATTGGTGCATTTGGCCAACGGCGATTGGTCGAAGATGGAGGGCGAAACGATTGATCGCAAACCCGTGCGCATCGAAGGCGACGTCTTCAGTCAGATGCGCGTCCAGGCCAAGGCGCGGATGACCAGTGATGCGGACACCTCGATCAAATCCAACAGCGAAGTGACCCGGGATACCTGGCTCAATGACGTCTCCACTGCCCTCAAGATATTCGCCCCCATGGCGCCTGGCGGACTCGCCGCTGCCACCACCGTCGGGGTCCTGGGCGTCACGGAGCTCGCGTTAGGCGCGGAAAAAACCGCGTCGGGCGACACCCAGGCTGAACGCAGCGATGGCGCCTGGAAAACCTTCGATGGTGCGCTCAACACCTTGTTTTCCGCCGGTGCGAGCGGGAAGGTCGAAGACCCGTTTGCAGCGCCACGTGAAAACGTGACTACGCTGCCCGGCCAGGGCAACACACTCAATACGCTTGATCAAAGCCGTGCAGGCCGTGGTTTGGCTGACCGGTTACAACCTTCGCAGGCGGGCAATGTCAGTGGCCATGCGGTCGCGGATGGCGAGCGCCTGATTGCAAACCGCACGCCCAACGCCAAGGGCGTCTATCAGGTCAAGGACAGCGACGGTGTTGACCAGTGGCTGATCCGCCACACCGACAGCAGTGGTATGAGCAAGGTTTACGAGATCAGAGGGGATTTCAAACTCAGCGACAACTATGTACAGATTATTGACCCTGCTACCCGCAAACCGGTGATGACGGTGCAGTCCAACGGTGACGGCGGATGGGTGCGCGATACGCTAAAAGGAGGCTGGCCCTGGTCCCGGTCGACCTCGAATTCCCCCAGCACCCCCACAGCACTTGAACCGAAGGTTTCCCAGCTGTTTGTGGACGAAAAGGGGATTAAAATCAGTGGCGCCGAAAAGTTTGATAGCTACCTGAACCTGGCGCTCGACAAGAATCTCTTGCCGACCGACAGTGTTTATGAAGATGGCTCCACGATGAAAAGGAAGCTCAGCGTTTCCTGGACAGTCGACGACAATGAGTTCGCCGTTACCGCCAATGAAAGGGCAAGGGAATCCCCCTATTCAAACACCCAATATTCCTCCAGCTTTGCGCCTGATCTGAATCGCGAAAACTATACGATTGTGAAAACCGAAGCCGGTGTGGAATCACGTACGGAGTTGAATTTCAGGGCAAAAGATAACGATGAACACGACACCCTCAGACACCGGTTTGCCACATTTGAGGCGCAGGTGCCTGACCCGGCGCTACGCGCTCGAATTTCCGAGGTGGCCCACCAAGGTTCATCGTTACCAGCATTGCTTGAACTGTCGCAACCGTTGTTGAAGGATGATTACAGCGTCGCCGCAGGCCCGAAGAACTTTACTATCAATTACAACCCGGCAAGCAATGAACACACCGTCATCGCGGAAACGAACTGGATACTTAAATATGCAACGGAAGATGGCATGGTTATCAATCGGGACCTGGATATAAAAAGTATCCGGACATTCACGATACGTGAAAGTAATGAGGTTGATGTGGACGATTACACTATCGACAAGTCGGCGCCGACCAAAATAGAAATCTCCATGCCAACGAACATCTGA
- a CDS encoding SIMPL domain-containing protein (The SIMPL domain is named for its presence in mouse protein SIMPL (signalling molecule that associates with mouse pelle-like kinase). Bacterial member BP26, from Brucella, was shown to assemble into a channel-like structure, while YggE from E. coli has been associated with resistance to oxidative stress.): MSRFIRSAATLTLGAATLASLPAMAADELHYNQISLRAEVSQEVARDQMIVTLYTESQNTDPAKLAAEITTTMNKALAQAREVKGVTLRQGSRNSYPIYDNKNQKITGWRERAELRMESADFAALSKLTGDMLTNLKMDSMDFAIANPTRKASEDALLKEAVTAFKARAQLATDALGGKGYKIVNLNFNTNGYPQPYARGGMMMKAAAMDSAPTPEVEAGTSQVNMTADGVIEVQMP, from the coding sequence ATGTCTCGTTTCATTCGCAGTGCAGCCACCCTCACCCTCGGCGCCGCTACCCTCGCCAGCCTGCCGGCCATGGCCGCTGACGAACTGCATTACAACCAGATTTCCCTGCGTGCCGAAGTCAGCCAGGAAGTGGCGCGCGACCAGATGATCGTCACCCTGTACACCGAGTCGCAGAACACCGACCCGGCCAAGCTGGCCGCCGAAATCACCACCACCATGAACAAGGCGCTGGCCCAGGCCCGCGAAGTCAAAGGCGTGACCCTGCGCCAGGGCAGCCGCAACAGCTACCCGATCTACGACAACAAGAACCAGAAAATCACCGGCTGGCGTGAACGCGCTGAACTGCGCATGGAAAGTGCCGATTTCGCCGCCCTGTCCAAGCTCACCGGCGACATGCTGACCAACCTGAAAATGGACAGCATGGATTTCGCCATTGCCAACCCGACCCGCAAAGCCAGCGAAGATGCCCTGCTTAAAGAGGCGGTCACCGCGTTCAAGGCCCGTGCACAACTGGCCACCGATGCGCTGGGCGGCAAGGGCTACAAGATCGTCAACCTGAACTTCAACACCAACGGTTATCCACAGCCCTACGCCCGCGGTGGGATGATGATGAAAGCCGCAGCGATGGATTCGGCACCCACGCCGGAAGTCGAAGCCGGCACCAGCCAGGTCAACATGACCGCGGATGGCGTGATCGAAGTCCAGATGCCCTGA
- a CDS encoding response regulator transcription factor, protein MSDEIQVEGEELPHLLLVDDDATFTRVMARAMSRRGFRVSTAGSAEEGLAIATADLPEYAALDLKMDGDSGLVLLPKLLELDPEMRVVILTGYSSIATAVEAIKRGACNYLCKPADADDVLAALLSEHADLDTLVPENPMSVDRLQWEHIQRVLTEHEGNISATARALGMHRRTLQRKLQKRPVRR, encoded by the coding sequence ATGAGTGACGAGATCCAAGTCGAAGGCGAAGAACTGCCGCACCTGCTGCTGGTAGATGACGACGCCACCTTTACCCGCGTGATGGCCCGCGCCATGAGCCGTCGTGGCTTTCGCGTGAGTACCGCCGGATCCGCCGAAGAAGGCCTGGCCATCGCCACGGCCGACCTGCCGGAATACGCGGCCCTGGACCTGAAAATGGACGGCGACTCCGGCCTGGTGCTGCTGCCCAAGCTGCTGGAGCTGGACCCGGAAATGCGCGTGGTGATCCTCACCGGCTATTCCAGCATTGCCACCGCCGTCGAGGCGATCAAGCGGGGTGCCTGCAACTACCTGTGCAAGCCGGCAGACGCCGACGACGTGCTGGCCGCCTTGCTCTCCGAGCACGCCGACCTCGACACCCTGGTGCCGGAAAACCCGATGTCGGTGGACCGCCTGCAGTGGGAACACATCCAGCGGGTGCTGACCGAGCACGAAGGCAATATCTCCGCCACGGCCCGCGCCCTGGGCATGCACCGTCGAACGTTGCAGCGCAAGTTGCAGAAACGCCCGGTTCGACGTTGA
- a CDS encoding YhcB family protein, protein MEHSLLVWLLPTLALVAGVAIGFLVARLLPNAAPNRTQRQLDDIQERFDSYQNEVVTHFNSTATLVKKLTQSYQEVQDHLAEGANRLALDDITRQRLLAALHSDAPQAPRERLTPPRENQEPPRDYAPKTPNAPGMLDEHYGLKK, encoded by the coding sequence GTGGAACACTCGCTCTTAGTTTGGTTGTTGCCGACTCTCGCCTTGGTTGCCGGTGTCGCCATTGGATTCCTGGTTGCCCGCCTGCTGCCGAATGCCGCGCCTAACCGCACGCAGCGTCAGTTGGATGACATTCAGGAACGTTTTGACAGTTATCAGAACGAGGTTGTTACCCACTTCAACAGCACCGCGACCCTGGTGAAAAAGCTCACTCAGAGCTATCAGGAAGTACAGGATCATCTCGCCGAGGGTGCCAACCGCCTGGCCCTGGACGACATCACCCGCCAGCGTCTGCTGGCCGCGCTGCATTCCGATGCACCGCAAGCGCCACGGGAACGCCTGACCCCACCCCGGGAAAACCAGGAACCGCCACGGGACTACGCGCCAAAAACGCCAAACGCCCCGGGGATGCTGGATGAGCATTACGGCTTGAAGAAGTAA
- a CDS encoding alpha/beta hydrolase: MRETPVLIDGPVGQLEALYLDHPEPRGLALICHPNPVQGGTMLNKVVSTLQRTARDAGLITLRFNYRGVGASAGTHDMGTGEVDDAEAAATWLREKHPDLPITLLGFSFGGFVAATLGGRLEAKGEKLAHLFMVAAAVMRLRDNDVLPQGCPLTVIQPETDEVVDPQLVYDWSAALNRPHELLKVAECGHFFHGKLTDLKDLVLPRLSN, encoded by the coding sequence ATGCGTGAAACCCCCGTTTTGATCGATGGCCCGGTAGGCCAACTGGAAGCCCTGTATCTGGATCACCCCGAGCCACGTGGCCTGGCGCTGATCTGCCACCCTAACCCGGTGCAGGGCGGTACCATGCTCAACAAAGTCGTATCGACCCTGCAACGCACCGCGCGGGATGCCGGCTTGATCACGTTACGTTTCAATTATCGCGGTGTCGGCGCCAGCGCCGGTACGCACGATATGGGCACCGGTGAAGTCGACGACGCCGAAGCCGCGGCCACCTGGCTGCGTGAAAAACATCCCGACCTGCCGATCACCCTGCTGGGTTTTTCCTTCGGCGGGTTTGTGGCGGCCACCCTCGGCGGCCGCCTGGAAGCCAAGGGCGAAAAACTCGCGCACCTGTTTATGGTGGCCGCGGCGGTGATGCGCCTGCGGGATAACGACGTGCTGCCACAAGGCTGCCCATTGACCGTGATCCAGCCGGAAACCGACGAAGTGGTCGACCCACAACTCGTCTACGACTGGTCCGCCGCCCTGAATCGCCCCCATGAGCTGCTGAAAGTGGCAGAATGCGGACACTTTTTTCATGGCAAGCTGACCGATCTCAAGGATCTTGTGCTGCCACGTCTTTCGAATTGA
- a CDS encoding ABC transporter substrate-binding protein has protein sequence MERITLKPLLLAAGLLAFMPLAQAASTLVYCSEASPAGFDPSQYTSGTDFDASAETVFNRLTQFKRGGTEVEPGLATSWDVSKDGLTYTFHLRDGVKFHTTDYFTPTRDFNADDVLFTFQRLLDPESPFRKVYPSESPYFTDMGLNTTIKNVEKLDEHTVRFNLNNVDASFVQNLAMSFASVQSAEYAAQLLKEGKAADINQKPVGTGPFVFKRYQKDSQIRYSANKQYWKPDDVKLDNLVFSITPDAAVRLQKLKAGECQVSGYPRPSDIEVMKQDPNLRVLQQAGFNLGFLAYNVTHPPLDQLKVRQALDMAIDKPAIIKAVYQSAGQLAQNALPPAQWSYDPTIKDAPYDPAKARALLKEAGVAPGTTLNLWAMTVQRASNPNARMSAQMIQQDWEKIGIKANIVSYEWGEYIKRAKAGEHDVMIYGWTGDNGDPDNWLGVLYSCAAVKGSNYAKWCNPAYDKLVQQAKVSSDREQRIKWYQQAQKILKEQVPITPIANSTVFQPLRKEVQDFKISPFGLTPFYGVSLNK, from the coding sequence ATGGAAAGAATCACCTTAAAACCGCTGCTCCTCGCTGCCGGCCTGCTGGCGTTCATGCCTCTGGCCCAGGCGGCCAGCACCCTGGTCTACTGCTCCGAAGCCAGCCCCGCCGGCTTCGACCCCAGCCAGTACACCAGCGGCACCGATTTCGATGCCTCCGCCGAAACCGTGTTCAACCGCCTGACCCAGTTCAAGCGCGGCGGCACTGAAGTCGAACCTGGCCTTGCAACCAGCTGGGATGTGTCCAAAGACGGCCTGACCTACACCTTCCACCTGCGGGATGGCGTCAAGTTCCACACCACCGACTACTTCACCCCGACCCGTGACTTCAACGCCGACGATGTGCTCTTCACCTTCCAGCGCCTGCTGGATCCCGAGAGTCCGTTCCGTAAAGTCTATCCGTCGGAATCGCCCTACTTCACCGACATGGGCTTGAACACCACCATCAAGAACGTCGAAAAACTCGACGAACACACGGTGCGCTTCAACCTGAATAACGTTGATGCCTCCTTCGTGCAGAACCTGGCCATGAGCTTCGCCTCGGTGCAGTCCGCCGAATATGCCGCGCAGTTGCTCAAGGAAGGCAAGGCCGCCGACATCAACCAGAAGCCGGTGGGCACCGGGCCATTTGTGTTCAAGCGTTACCAGAAGGATTCGCAGATTCGCTACAGCGCCAATAAACAGTATTGGAAGCCCGACGATGTGAAGCTCGACAATCTGGTGTTCTCGATCACTCCGGACGCCGCCGTGCGCCTGCAAAAGCTCAAGGCGGGCGAGTGCCAGGTCAGCGGTTACCCGCGCCCTTCCGACATCGAAGTGATGAAGCAAGACCCCAACCTGCGGGTCCTTCAGCAAGCCGGCTTCAACCTGGGCTTTCTCGCCTACAACGTGACCCATCCGCCCCTGGACCAGCTCAAGGTGCGCCAGGCCCTGGACATGGCCATCGACAAGCCGGCAATCATCAAGGCGGTGTACCAGAGTGCCGGACAATTGGCGCAGAACGCCCTGCCTCCGGCGCAGTGGTCTTATGACCCGACGATCAAGGACGCGCCCTACGATCCGGCCAAGGCGCGGGCGCTACTAAAAGAAGCAGGGGTTGCACCAGGTACCACCCTCAACCTGTGGGCGATGACGGTTCAACGTGCATCGAATCCCAACGCCCGGATGTCGGCGCAGATGATCCAGCAGGATTGGGAAAAGATCGGCATCAAGGCCAATATCGTCAGCTATGAGTGGGGCGAATACATCAAACGCGCCAAAGCCGGCGAGCATGACGTGATGATCTACGGCTGGACCGGCGACAACGGTGACCCGGATAACTGGCTCGGCGTGCTCTACAGTTGTGCCGCGGTGAAGGGCAGCAACTATGCGAAGTGGTGTAACCCGGCCTACGACAAACTCGTGCAGCAGGCCAAGGTCAGCAGCGACCGTGAACAGCGCATCAAGTGGTATCAACAGGCACAAAA
- a CDS encoding ABC transporter ATP-binding protein/permease: protein MNQNAEYSAVNDAVRGQFLRKVWALITPYWRSEEKGKAWLLLLVVLGLSLFSVAVSVWFNSWNRDFYNALEKKDYDAFTHLLMYFSVIAVVAIVTGVFTSYLQQMLTIRWRRWLTETYFAKWLSQKNYYHLEYGGYTDNPDQRISEDLNAFTSSTLSLGLGFISNLVSLVSFSVILWGVSGSIEVWGITIPGYMFWAALVYAVLGSWLTHLIGRKLIGLSNRQQRFEADLRFSLVRVRENAESIALFNGEPNEHQQLSARFGRVWSNFWSIMQLKKRLNFFTSGYSQIAIIFPFVVAAPRYFSGKIELGVLMQVAQAFGSVQGSLSWFVDAYTVLASWRATCDRLLSFGEAMEENEGRNMGIELQRQGGGLQVNNLSLDLADGRHLLEGANLTVAEGERLMLSGRSGSGKSTLLRAMGNLWPNGHGNIRLPAERYLFLPQKPYLPIGTLRGVLSYPQEEGAYPAERYAQVLETCRLAHLIPRLDEANHWQRMLSPGEQQRLAFARALLFEPQWLYMDEATSAMDEEDEAALYQTLIDELPGLSIVSVGHRSSLKRFHGRHVRIQDGQLQEQPVS from the coding sequence ATGAATCAGAACGCTGAGTATTCCGCGGTCAATGACGCGGTGCGTGGGCAATTTTTAAGGAAAGTGTGGGCGCTGATCACCCCTTACTGGCGCAGTGAGGAGAAGGGCAAGGCCTGGCTGTTGCTGCTGGTGGTGCTGGGGCTGTCACTGTTCAGTGTGGCGGTGTCGGTGTGGTTCAACAGCTGGAACCGCGACTTCTACAACGCCCTGGAAAAGAAGGACTACGACGCCTTCACCCACTTGCTGATGTATTTCAGCGTGATCGCCGTGGTGGCGATCGTCACCGGGGTGTTCACCTCCTATTTGCAGCAAATGCTCACCATCCGCTGGCGGCGCTGGCTGACCGAAACCTATTTTGCCAAGTGGCTGAGCCAGAAGAACTACTACCACCTGGAATACGGCGGCTACACCGATAACCCCGACCAACGTATCTCCGAAGACCTCAACGCCTTCACCAGCAGCACCCTGAGCCTGGGCCTGGGTTTCATCAGTAACCTGGTGAGCCTGGTGTCGTTCTCGGTGATTCTGTGGGGCGTGTCCGGCAGCATCGAAGTGTGGGGCATCACGATTCCCGGCTACATGTTCTGGGCGGCGCTGGTCTATGCGGTGCTGGGCAGTTGGTTGACCCATTTGATTGGTCGAAAACTGATCGGCTTGAGCAACCGTCAACAACGCTTCGAGGCTGACTTGCGTTTCAGCCTGGTGCGGGTACGCGAGAACGCGGAAAGCATCGCGCTGTTCAATGGCGAGCCCAATGAACACCAGCAACTGAGTGCGCGTTTCGGGCGGGTGTGGAGCAACTTCTGGAGCATCATGCAGCTCAAGAAGCGCCTGAATTTCTTCACCAGCGGTTACTCGCAGATCGCGATCATCTTCCCGTTTGTGGTGGCAGCGCCGCGTTACTTTTCCGGCAAGATCGAATTGGGCGTACTGATGCAAGTCGCCCAGGCGTTTGGCAGTGTGCAGGGCAGCCTCAGTTGGTTTGTCGACGCGTACACCGTGTTGGCCAGCTGGCGTGCGACCTGTGATCGTCTGCTGAGCTTCGGCGAGGCGATGGAAGAAAACGAAGGCCGCAACATGGGCATCGAGTTGCAGCGCCAGGGCGGCGGTTTGCAGGTGAATAACCTCAGCCTGGATCTGGCGGATGGTCGTCATCTGCTCGAAGGCGCCAACCTGACGGTTGCCGAAGGTGAGCGCCTGATGCTCAGCGGTCGTTCCGGCAGCGGCAAATCAACCTTGCTGCGGGCCATGGGCAATTTGTGGCCAAACGGCCATGGCAACATTCGTTTGCCGGCCGAGCGTTATTTGTTCCTGCCGCAGAAACCGTATCTACCGATTGGTACGCTGCGTGGCGTGTTGAGTTATCCACAGGAGGAGGGCGCGTATCCGGCGGAACGTTATGCACAGGTACTGGAAACCTGCCGCCTGGCGCACCTGATCCCACGCCTGGACGAAGCCAATCACTGGCAGCGCATGCTGTCACCGGGTGAGCAGCAGCGCCTGGCGTTTGCCCGGGCGTTGTTGTTTGAACCGCAATGGCTGTACATGGACGAGGCCACGTCGGCGATGGATGAGGAAGATGAAGCAGCGCTGTATCAGACGTTGATCGATGAGTTGCCGGGCTTGAGCATCGTCAGCGTCGGGCATCGCAGCAGCCTCAAGCGTTTCCATGGGCGGCATGTGCGGATACAGGACGGGCAGCTACAAGAACAACCCGTGTCCTGA